The Sphaerisporangium siamense genome includes the window GGCCAGCCCCGGGTCGGTCCACACGGGAAGTTGCGGCGAGGCGGTGTAGACGGTCCAGTCGCCGCCCGGCCGGTGCGCGGACTGCGCCACGACGATGAAGCACCGGTCCCGCCCGGCGACGCCGTCGCACACGACCTGGTTCCGGGTGCCCTCGCCGTCGGGGGTGAACGTCGCCATCGGGGGTTGTCCGCGCAGGGCGGGGGTGGACGCCACGACCCGGCCGTCCTGATCGACGATCTGCACGTCGCGGAACCGCCGGACGGTGAGCACGGGATCCACCTGCCCGTGCTCCACCTTGAGCGCCACGCGGCCCGCGGTCGCGCGGATTTCCTCGGTGAGTTTGGTGGTGGCGTAATGGTGGAGGGCGGTCATCAGCGCGACGGCCATCAGCGTGGAGAGGACGGCGGCCACCATGCCGGTGAACACGGTGATGCGGCGGGTGATCGAACGTCCGTGCCTGGCGTTCATCCTCCCCTCCCCCGCCAATGGACCGCACCGGCCCTGAGCCTGTCGATGAGGCGTCGTCCGCGGGTCCCGAGACGTGATCGGGCGGTGATCGTCCGCCCACGCATCCAACGCATCGTCGTACATACCCGCTGGTCAGCGGCACTACCAAGGCAAAACCGGAGGGGCGCGGCTCCCGGACGTGGACCGGACGGGGCCGGCGTGGCGGCTGGTCGCGCACCCCGGTCACTCATTCGAACTATTCGAAGTATTCGGACATATCCGACTATTCACGGTGAATGACATAATGAGAGGCTAAATAGCGACCAAGAGGTAGTTATCGTCGTTTGCCGGGCATCGGCCTGGAAAGACCCTAGGTGGGCAGGCTCTGGACGAGTCACCTGCGCATTTATCTCGATACAAGCGATAAATGCCTTCATAGGGGGACCCGACATCAAGGGGGATACGCAATGCCCGGCATCAAGAAATTCGCCGCGACGCTCGCCGTCACGGCCGCGCTCACCGGTGGCGCCGTGGGGCTGAGCGCCGTGACGGCCACCGGCGCCGCCGCGTCCACCGCCGTCACGACCGGCGGCGACTGGGAGGGCGGCCACGGCAAATGGGGCCACGGCGGCGGCCACGGCAAGTGGGGCGGCTGGAGCGGCGGCCACGGCAAGTGGAGCGGCTGGGAGGGCGGCGGCGGCAACTGGGGCGGCCACGGCGGCGGTCATGGTGGCGGCCACGGCAAGTGGGGCGGCCACGGCGGTGGCAACTGGGGCGGCTGGGGCGGCGGGTTCGGCTTCCCCATCTGGGAGCTCACCGACTTCTGGTGGTGATCCACCCTCGTGGATCATGATCACGAAGGTCCTGGAGCGATCACGCTCCAGGACCTTCCGCATCCATCCGGTCGCGCTCAGGCGGCGGTGCCGGCGCGGGCACGGGCGCGGCGCCTGCCGGCGGCGCCGCGCTCCAGCCACCACTCGACCAGCAGCAGGGGCACCGTCCATCCCAGCCAGCCGCCGAGCCCGGCCACGGTCCGGGTCAGCTCCTGCTGGTCGCCGCCGAAGAGGGTGTCCAGCGACGGGGTGAGCGTCAGGGTGAGGATCACACCCCAGATCCGGTTGGTGATGATGGAGAACGTCAGCGCGAAGGCCCGCAGCATCCATCGCCGGTGGTCGGCGAACCGGCGCCGCCTGGCCATGCGGTACCCGGCGGCGGTGCAGCCGAGCCACAGCAGCGCCAGCATGACGTTGCTGACCGCCAGCACCGGCCCGAACGGCGTGACCGCCCCGATGACGATGCCGGAGAGTCCGGCGGGGAGCACGCCGGCGAAGACGTAGACGCGACCGGCCCACCGGTGCGCGGCGGGGTGGCGCCGCCGGAACCACGGCCACACCTGCAGGAAACAGGTGATCATGGCCACGCTCGCGAACAGCACGTGGGCGACCAGCAGCGGGTAGTGGGCGGCGAAGCCCTCCACCTGCGGCACCCGGGACCGCGCGGGGTCGCCGGTGAGGTACGGGGGCAGCGAGAAGGCCAGGAACAGCACGGCGAGGAACCCGAGCGGCGCCATCCAGGGCCGCCGCCACCAGGGAACGCGCGCGCGAGCCCGCGGTGACGGGCTGGGGTCGTGCTCTTGAGGTGCCCGCGTGGAGATGGCCATGGACGGCTCCGTTCGCCTGGATGCGTATGACGTACGCAGAGCGTAGAGCATGCGCATCGCGTAGGGAATACGCCTTGCGTATGAGATACGCGTAGGCTTGCTACCATGGCGGCGATGAACGAGAAGTCCCGCGACGATCTGCCGCGCTCACTGGAAGCCCTCTGGAAGGGCAGGGAACGCCGCCCGCGCGGCCCGGCGCAGGCGCTCAGCCTGCCGCGCATCGTCGACGCGGCCATCGCCCTCGCCGACGAGGAGGGCCTGCCCGCGCTGTCCATGGCCCGGCTCGCCCAGCGTCTCGGCTGCGCCACCATGTCGCTGTACCGGCACGTCGCCGGCAAGGACGAGCTGCAGCTCCTGATGGCCGACGCGGCGTCGACCCCCGCGCCGCGCATCGAGCCGGGCCCGGGCGGCTGGCGGGCCGGGCTGGGGCGGTGGGCGCTGGAGATGCTCGGGGTCTACCACCGGCACCCCTGGATCCTCCAGATCACCGGCGGCCCGCCTCTGGACCCGGGCCAGCTCGCCTGGGTGGACGCCGGGCTGCGCACGCTGAGGGACACGCCGCTGTCGCCGAGAGAGAAGCTGTCGGCGCTCATGCTGGTGATGTACTACACGCGCGGCCACGCGCAGATCTGGGCGCGCCCTCCCTGGCAGCCCGCCGAGGCCCTCACCGACGAGGCGGCCTATGAGACGCTGCTCACGCGCTTGGTGGACGCCGAGCGGTTCCCTGATCTGGCGGAGGCCATCGCGGGGGGTGCCTTCGCCCCCGAGCCGGACGCCGCTCCCGAGGCGGGCTTCACGGCCGGGCTCGACCGCATTCTCGACGGCATCGACACCCTGATCGGCCACCGCGATCCGGAGTACCGGACTTCACCGGACACCGACTACAAAACCTCCGAATAAACCCATTAATCGTCGCTAGCTGCGAAAACTCCCACCATTTCTTGACATGCCGTGTGAATGATCTTTTAATCTGGGGTATGGGGCGTATCTCGGTGGTCACCGCCACCGAGTCGAATCGGCCGATCATCGATCTGCCGCTCACCGTCGGCCTGCTCCCGCGGCCGGGCGAATTTCTGATCGCCGAGGCGCTGGTCGCCGCCCGTCGCGAGGGACATCACGACACAGAGGGAGCGCCGGAATGAGACTGAAGATCGACCCTCGGCGGTGCCAGGGCCACGGCCGCTGCTACGACCTCGCGCCGGGCCTGTTCGGCGAGGACGACGAGGGGTACGGGAAGGTCCTCGGGGACGGCGCCGTGCCGCCCGGGGAGGAGGAGGCGGCGCGCCTCGCGGTGTCCAACTGCCCGGAGCGCGCGATCGAGACCGGCCGGGAGCCCTGACATGACCGTCGAGGACCGCTTCACGCGGCAGTTCCGGGAGAAGCCGAGCGACCGTCTCATGGGCGCCCGCAACCAGGTCGTCACCGGCCCGGTGTCGGACTGGACCACCGACTTCTCCCACACCGAGCCCGAGTGGGCCGCCGACCCGTACCCGATCCAGGACGACCTGCGGCGGCGCTGCCCGATCGCGCACACCGACCGGTTCGGAGGCGGCTGGCTGCCGACCCGGTACGACGACGTCGCGGCCATCGCCTACGACACCGAGCGCTTCTCGTCGCGGGCGGTCATCATGGGCAACTACCGGCCGCCCCAGACGCTGGCGCCGGTCGGCGGCGCGCCGCCGATCTCCTCCGACCCGCCCTTCCACCACGACGCCCGCAAGCTGCTGCTCCCGGCCTTCACCAAGAGCGCGGTCGCCAAACGGGAGGAGGCGACCCGCGCCTACTGCCACGAGCTCGTCGACGCGCTGGAGGGCCGGGAGGTCGTGGACGCGGCGCGCGACTACGCCCAGCACATCCCGGTCCGGGTCATCGCCGACATGCTGGGCTTCCCGCCCGAGGACGGGCCGCGGTTCCGGGAGTTCGTCGAGAACACGCTCGAAGGCGCCAACCTGCCGCCGGACGAGCGGATCCGGCGGCTGGACGCGCTGTTCGACTACCTGTACGACCAGATCGGCGACCACGTCGACAACCCTCGCGACGATCTGACGACGTACCTCATGAACGCCGAGCTCCACGGCACGAAGCTGCAGCCGTCCCACGTGGCCGGCACGATGTCGCTCCTGCTGATCGCCGGCATCGACACCACGTGGAGCGCGATCGGGGCGTCGCTGTGGCACCTGGCGAAGACGCCCGAGCACCGCGAGCGGCTGGTGGCCGAGCCCGGCCTGCTCCCGACCGCGATGGAGGAGCTGCTCAGGGTCTACGCGCCGGTGACGATGGCGCGGCTGGTCAAGGACGACATGCGCTGGGGCGGCGTCGACATGAGGGCCGAGGACTGGATCCTGCTGTCGTTCCCCGCGGCCAACCGTGACCCGGCGCAGTTCGACCGGGCGGACGAGGTGGTCCTGGACCGCGAGGTCAACCGGCACGTCGCGTTCGGCCTCGGCATCCACCGCTGCGTGGGCTCCCACCTGGCCCGCATGGAGCTGCGGATCGCCCTGGAGGTCTGGCTGGAGCGCCTCCCCGTCTTCCACCTCGCCGCCCCCTCGGCCGTGACCTGGGCGGCGGGCCAGGTCCGCGGCCCGCGGGCCCTCCCGCTCCGTATCGGCTGACCGTTCCGGGAAGCTCAGGAAGGAAAGGCGTGGGCCGCCCCGGAAAGGGCGGCCCACGGTGGGTCAGACCGGGTTGAGGTACCAGATCTGGTTGCCGGCGACGATGCCGCTGCCGCCGTCGGTGTTACCGGTGATGGTCTGCTGGTCGAGCGTTGTGCCGCTCGTGGGCGAGTCCAGCACCTTGCCGCTGAAGCGGTTGACCAGGTAGAACGTCCCGTCCGCGACGCGGCGCAGCGTCCATTGCTGGTTGGTCGCGGTGCCGCAGGTCGCCTGCCTGATCTGGACGCCGTTGGAGCTGCTCGCCGTCACCAGGTCCAGGCACTTGGAGCTGTTGACGTTCACGAGCT containing:
- a CDS encoding cytochrome P450, with product MTVEDRFTRQFREKPSDRLMGARNQVVTGPVSDWTTDFSHTEPEWAADPYPIQDDLRRRCPIAHTDRFGGGWLPTRYDDVAAIAYDTERFSSRAVIMGNYRPPQTLAPVGGAPPISSDPPFHHDARKLLLPAFTKSAVAKREEATRAYCHELVDALEGREVVDAARDYAQHIPVRVIADMLGFPPEDGPRFREFVENTLEGANLPPDERIRRLDALFDYLYDQIGDHVDNPRDDLTTYLMNAELHGTKLQPSHVAGTMSLLLIAGIDTTWSAIGASLWHLAKTPEHRERLVAEPGLLPTAMEELLRVYAPVTMARLVKDDMRWGGVDMRAEDWILLSFPAANRDPAQFDRADEVVLDREVNRHVAFGLGIHRCVGSHLARMELRIALEVWLERLPVFHLAAPSAVTWAAGQVRGPRALPLRIG
- a CDS encoding DUF2306 domain-containing protein translates to MAISTRAPQEHDPSPSPRARARVPWWRRPWMAPLGFLAVLFLAFSLPPYLTGDPARSRVPQVEGFAAHYPLLVAHVLFASVAMITCFLQVWPWFRRRHPAAHRWAGRVYVFAGVLPAGLSGIVIGAVTPFGPVLAVSNVMLALLWLGCTAAGYRMARRRRFADHRRWMLRAFALTFSIITNRIWGVILTLTLTPSLDTLFGGDQQELTRTVAGLGGWLGWTVPLLLVEWWLERGAAGRRRARARAGTAA
- a CDS encoding ferredoxin translates to MRLKIDPRRCQGHGRCYDLAPGLFGEDDEGYGKVLGDGAVPPGEEEAARLAVSNCPERAIETGREP
- a CDS encoding TetR/AcrR family transcriptional regulator; amino-acid sequence: MNEKSRDDLPRSLEALWKGRERRPRGPAQALSLPRIVDAAIALADEEGLPALSMARLAQRLGCATMSLYRHVAGKDELQLLMADAASTPAPRIEPGPGGWRAGLGRWALEMLGVYHRHPWILQITGGPPLDPGQLAWVDAGLRTLRDTPLSPREKLSALMLVMYYTRGHAQIWARPPWQPAEALTDEAAYETLLTRLVDAERFPDLAEAIAGGAFAPEPDAAPEAGFTAGLDRILDGIDTLIGHRDPEYRTSPDTDYKTSE